A section of the Humulus lupulus chromosome 2, drHumLupu1.1, whole genome shotgun sequence genome encodes:
- the LOC133818310 gene encoding uncharacterized protein LOC133818310: MKTKTHGGRIRPLPTPSRRSPRLSVRRARSRALPILLNQKNGNEKSESTCVIFVSDSEGDDDNNEGMNPESTPQTVKNGGGMTPQMTSSCSEDSMELDSLEEGETCFRCKGRDKRVMVCSEIGCLIAVHDECMGFEPTFDDLGLFYCPYCKHRRAKAVALEMSSRVMAAKKALLNFLEGKVVGEDKEKEKDCDDADDRNEGDTLPSARDGICCNNKNVPIPNDHEVLSQVADEKEMDDAQVGCHGRDTVVIAKEVQPSTNVVNGGDNVGCGEGTAAGIDPLQGSSTKEASNKDGEYGKEEDSGPMDNGKNERIDEGNEEREILDTSEVVEEDEEQIQTESSDGLENTDDISETESLVNRHRRFKQRAGKTVRSETVTLPKRSSPRLRKAVARQKSTTKKNALPFIEKNTISEKSQQPLKLVPMMDFSNAKRRRLHWTAEEEEMLRDGVHKFSITRNIVLPWKKILEYGRHVFDPSRTPVDLKDKWRNLMAKEGASIDKV, from the exons ATGAAAACCAAAACCCATGGAGGTAGGATTCGGCCATTGCCGACGCCGTCTCGTCGTTCTCCCAGGCTTTCTGTTCGTAGGGCTAGGTCTAGGGCTCTCCCTATTCTCCTCAATCAG AAAAATGGTAATGAAAAATCAGAGAGCACATGCGTAATTTTTGTCTCTGATAGCGAGggtgatgatgataataatgagGGTATGAATCCCGAATCGACTCCTCAAACAGTTAAGAACGGTGGTGGTATGACCCCTCAAATGACCAGTAGTTGTAGTGAAGATTCGATGGAATTGGATAGCTTAGAGGAAGGGGAAACTTGTTTTAGATGTAAAGGTAGAGATAAACGTGTAATGGTTTGTAGTGAAATAGGCTGCTTGATTGCTGTTCATGACGAGTGTATGGGGTTTGAACCTACTTTTGATGATTTGGGATTGTTCTACTGCCCCTATTGTAAGCACCGGCGTGCAAAAGCGGTGGCTCTTGAGATGAGTTCAAGAGTTATGGCAGCAAAGAAAGCATTGTTGAATTTTCTTGAAGGGAAAGTAGTTGGTGAAGATAAAGAGAAGGAGAAGGATTGTGATGACGCAGATGATAGGAATGAAGGTGATACGCTACCTAGTGCTAGGGATGGTATTTGCTGCAATAATAAGAATGTTCCTATTCCAAATGATCATGAAGTCCTGAGTCAGGTTGCGGATGAaaaggaaatggatgatgcacaAGTAGGCTGCCATGGTCGGGATACAGTGGTGATCGCGAAAGAGGTTCAGCCAAGTACAAATGTAGTCAATGGTGGTGATAATGTAGGTTGTGGAGAAGGGACAGCAGCCGGGATTGATCCACTTCAGGGTTCTAGTACCAAAGAAGCATCAAATAAAGATGGAGAATATGGAAAAGAGGAGGATTCAGGACCAATGGATAATGGTAAGAATGAGAGAATTGATGAAGGTAATGAGGAAAGAGAGATTTTGGATACTTCTGAAGTCGTAGAGGAGGATGAAGAGCAAATACAGACAGAATCATCGGATGGGCTTGAAAACACTGATGACATATCTGAAACTGAGTCTCTTGTAAACCGTCACAGGCGTTTCAAACAAAGAGCTGGAAAAACAGTACGCTCTGAGACTGTTACTCTACCCAAGAGATCTTCCCCTCGACTAAGAAAAGCAGTTGCACGACAAAAAAGCACCACAAAGAAAAATGCTTTGCCTTTTATTGAGAAAAATACTATCTCCGAAAAGTCCCAACAGCCCTTAAAGCTCGT CCCAATGATGGATTTCTCTAATGCAAAGCGGAGAAGATTACACTGGACAGCGGAAGAGGAAGAGATGCTAAGG GATGGTGTTCACAAATTTTCAATAACGAGAAACATAGTTCTGCCATGGAAGAAAATTTTGGAGTATGGCCGTCATGTATTTGATCCCAGTCGTACTCCAGTTGATCTCAAGGACAAGTGGAGAAACTTGATGGCCAAAGAGGGTGCATCAATTGACAAAGTTTGA